A portion of the Deinococcus peraridilitoris DSM 19664 genome contains these proteins:
- the ggt gene encoding gamma-glutamyltransferase, translating into MTSPNGPRTGRPPTYAPRGVVATSHHLASSAGLRALSRGGSAVDAAIAANAVLCVAYPHMAGLGGDGFWLIHDPRQGGVQALNASGGAAALASREYYAERGHRDRIPSRGPLAALTVPGAVDGWHQVQARHGRLPWAELFEDAILLARGGVPVGRSLADWLVQDRDLLREHVAAGRIFLPGGQIARAGEKLVQEDLARSFELLAREGARGAFYEGELAERLCAGVEAGGSPLRPADFANFQAEWTQPVSTTYRGKTVYEFPPNTQGFVALQLLNLLEGYDVRAWGDGSADYYHHIAEAVKLAFADRDHWLTDPKFLDIPLERLTSKAYADERRTLISSMEARDMASAEPGERGPHAARRRSPEGDTCAFCAVDEDGLAVSVIQSIYHDFGSLAVGGDTGILLQNRGSFFSLDPEHPNTLESGKRTFHTLIPAMMFDGSDFEMAFGTMGGEGQPQTHVALLTRLIDFGYDVQQAIEAPRWLMGRTWGTASQDLSLEGRIGDEVARELLRRGQPVKMLTDWNDNMGHAQAIRRTRHGFLEGGADPRGDGSAAGY; encoded by the coding sequence ATGACTTCGCCCAATGGCCCCCGAACCGGGCGCCCGCCCACCTATGCGCCCCGCGGCGTGGTCGCCACCTCCCATCATCTGGCCAGCAGTGCCGGGCTGCGCGCCCTGTCGCGCGGCGGCAGCGCCGTGGACGCCGCGATTGCCGCGAACGCGGTGCTGTGCGTGGCTTACCCGCACATGGCCGGCCTGGGCGGCGACGGCTTCTGGCTCATTCACGATCCCCGGCAGGGCGGCGTGCAGGCCCTGAATGCCAGCGGTGGAGCGGCCGCGCTCGCTTCCCGTGAGTACTACGCCGAGCGCGGGCATCGTGACCGCATTCCCTCGCGCGGCCCGCTGGCGGCCCTGACGGTGCCCGGGGCGGTGGACGGCTGGCATCAGGTGCAGGCGCGTCATGGGCGCCTGCCCTGGGCTGAGCTCTTTGAGGACGCCATCCTGCTGGCGCGCGGCGGGGTGCCAGTGGGGCGCTCGCTGGCCGACTGGCTGGTGCAGGACCGTGACCTACTGCGGGAACATGTGGCTGCCGGACGCATCTTTCTGCCCGGCGGCCAGATCGCCCGCGCGGGAGAGAAACTGGTGCAGGAAGACCTCGCGCGCAGCTTCGAGCTGCTGGCCCGTGAGGGAGCGCGCGGGGCCTTTTATGAAGGGGAGCTGGCCGAGCGCCTGTGCGCCGGTGTGGAAGCCGGGGGCTCTCCCCTGCGTCCGGCGGACTTCGCGAACTTTCAGGCCGAGTGGACCCAGCCCGTCAGCACCACGTACCGGGGCAAGACGGTCTACGAGTTTCCACCCAACACCCAGGGCTTCGTGGCATTGCAGTTGCTGAACCTGCTGGAAGGCTACGATGTGCGCGCCTGGGGTGACGGCAGCGCCGATTACTACCATCACATTGCCGAGGCCGTGAAGCTGGCCTTTGCCGACCGGGACCACTGGCTGACCGACCCGAAATTTCTGGACATTCCGCTTGAGCGGCTGACCTCGAAGGCATACGCGGACGAGCGGCGCACCTTGATCTCCTCCATGGAGGCCCGGGACATGGCCAGCGCCGAGCCCGGCGAGCGCGGTCCGCACGCGGCGCGCCGACGCTCGCCCGAGGGCGATACCTGCGCCTTTTGCGCCGTGGACGAGGACGGGCTGGCCGTCTCGGTGATCCAGTCGATCTATCACGATTTCGGCAGCCTGGCCGTTGGGGGCGATACCGGCATCCTGCTGCAGAACCGCGGTTCGTTCTTTTCCCTTGACCCGGAGCACCCCAATACCCTGGAAAGCGGCAAACGGACCTTTCACACGCTGATTCCCGCCATGATGTTCGACGGTAGTGACTTCGAGATGGCCTTTGGCACCATGGGCGGCGAAGGGCAGCCGCAGACGCACGTGGCCCTGCTCACCCGGCTGATCGACTTCGGGTACGACGTGCAGCAGGCCATCGAGGCGCCCCGCTGGCTGATGGGCCGCACCTGGGGCACCGCCTCGCAGGACCTGTCCCTCGAGGGCCGCATCGGCGACGAGGTGGCGCGCGAGCTGCTGCGACGCGGCCAGCCGGTGAAAATGCTGACCGACTGGAACGACAACATGGGTCACGCCCAGGCCATTCGCCGCACCAGACACGGCTTTCTGGAAGGTGGAGCCGATCCACGCGGCGACGGATCGGCCGCCGGGTACTGA
- a CDS encoding cysteine hydrolase family protein has protein sequence MSKEQFREIYARTPDGGVQFAASADRWHLYEDFVHLAPHHQRGGLLRHEAQLKPFVDSPNRQALVIIDMQNDFCSPGGWTDASGLEYQKCRTAIPGIQRAIAVARERELWVVWVYWHNRPDLRNLGAPTLYSFKHEPSQQGIGQDLARGQVLTQGSWGAEIVDDLKPLMREEDIHIEKVRMSGFYGTHLDQVLRTQGINTLLFAGVNIDQCVTTTMEDAYFRDYNAVLLEDACSTSSPDFCREAVVFNARQCWGFSMTVEQFAHARPFKSPQSDETVQQPT, from the coding sequence ATGAGCAAAGAGCAATTCCGTGAAATCTACGCCCGGACTCCGGACGGCGGCGTACAGTTTGCCGCGAGTGCCGACCGCTGGCACCTGTACGAGGACTTCGTGCATCTCGCCCCGCACCACCAGAGGGGTGGCCTGCTGCGTCATGAAGCACAGCTCAAACCCTTTGTGGACAGCCCGAACCGGCAGGCGCTCGTCATCATCGACATGCAGAACGACTTCTGCTCGCCGGGCGGCTGGACGGACGCTTCGGGTCTGGAGTACCAGAAGTGCCGCACAGCCATTCCAGGCATTCAGCGCGCCATCGCGGTGGCGCGCGAACGCGAACTGTGGGTGGTCTGGGTGTACTGGCACAACCGTCCCGACCTGCGCAATCTGGGCGCACCCACCCTCTATTCGTTCAAGCACGAACCGTCACAGCAGGGCATCGGTCAGGACCTGGCGCGCGGGCAGGTCCTGACCCAGGGCTCGTGGGGCGCCGAGATCGTCGACGACCTGAAGCCCCTGATGCGCGAGGAGGACATTCACATCGAGAAGGTGCGCATGAGTGGCTTTTACGGTACGCACCTCGACCAGGTGCTGCGCACGCAGGGCATCAACACGCTGCTCTTCGCCGGGGTGAACATCGACCAGTGCGTCACGACCACCATGGAAGATGCCTATTTCCGTGATTACAACGCCGTGCTGCTCGAAGACGCCTGCAGCACCTCGAGCCCCGACTTCTGTCGTGAGGCGGTGGTGTTCAATGCCCGCCAGTGCTGGGGCTTCAGCATGACCGTCGAACAGTTCGCGCATGCACGCCCTTTCAAGTCACCCCAAAGCGACGAAACAGTCCAACAGCCAACGTGA
- the pyrF gene encoding orotidine-5'-phosphate decarboxylase has product MTATPLPFQEQLRQRTLTYGTRLCLGLDPRLDAYRDVAHLREHTLDVLEACAGLVACVKPQLAFYEVLGPSGYPLLQEVCALARTLGLPVLLDGKRGDIGSTAQAYAQAWLSGPHAGSALTINAYLGWETLTPFVEVARAHGGGVFVLVRTSNPGSADLQQSGVAEKVAAQVAQLGQEEDGDLSCVGAVVGATHPEELEHFRALMPKATLLLPGLGAQGARASDLAPAFLPGGVGAVVSASRGIQYVQGLDVRASMEAARNFRNELNAALTT; this is encoded by the coding sequence ATGACGGCCACTCCGCTGCCGTTTCAGGAGCAGCTGCGCCAGCGCACACTGACGTATGGCACCCGCCTGTGCCTCGGCCTCGATCCACGGCTGGACGCTTACCGGGATGTCGCACACTTGCGTGAGCACACCCTGGATGTGCTGGAAGCCTGCGCGGGGCTGGTCGCGTGCGTCAAGCCCCAGCTGGCCTTTTATGAAGTGCTGGGTCCCAGTGGATACCCGCTGCTGCAGGAAGTCTGCGCACTGGCGCGCACGCTTGGCCTTCCAGTGCTGCTTGATGGCAAGCGCGGAGACATTGGCAGCACCGCGCAGGCTTACGCGCAGGCCTGGCTGAGCGGCCCGCACGCGGGCAGCGCCCTGACAATCAACGCCTACCTGGGCTGGGAAACCCTCACGCCGTTCGTCGAAGTGGCGCGCGCACACGGCGGCGGCGTGTTCGTGCTCGTCAGGACCTCCAATCCCGGCAGTGCCGATCTTCAGCAGAGCGGCGTGGCCGAAAAGGTCGCCGCGCAGGTGGCACAGCTGGGTCAGGAAGAGGACGGTGACCTGTCGTGCGTCGGGGCCGTCGTCGGGGCGACCCACCCGGAAGAGCTGGAGCACTTTCGCGCCCTGATGCCCAAGGCGACGCTGCTCTTGCCGGGCCTGGGCGCGCAGGGTGCACGGGCCAGTGATCTGGCTCCGGCCTTCCTGCCCGGCGGCGTGGGCGCGGTCGTGTCGGCCAGCCGCGGCATCCAGTACGTTCAAGGGCTGGACGTGCGGGCCAGCATGGAGGCGGCCCGGAACTTCCGGAACGAGCTGAACGCGGCGCTGACTACCTGA
- a CDS encoding L-lactate permease: MNDTEIQVTLARWLLSLVPILTLLALLVFLKWKAAEAGAVGMFVAALIAVFAFQTPTQTLAVAGGKGVWDAIFILYVIWPALLLYLITKRAGAFDALRRGIARFTKNELFLVLAFGWIFASFLQGIAGFGTPIAVVAPLLLAFGVRPVFAVAIPLIGHAWANMFGTLGVSWLATSRIVDLQNPDATAFQTALLLWIPNLLAGFTIAWLYGKGAAFKHAWPLVLIVSLLHGGGQLALSQWNPVLSNFIPATLVVAALYPLSRWKRYAEDADIQDRPAMQESRQKEDEQKEPIMGLWMSLLPYVALTVLTVVALVIPAIQSALSRLEVGLPFPEARTALGMTTEAEEPYSPISPLTHPGTFLLLSSLIAWLVYRARGFYSRWAEREQQQGEEQRGLLGEMLQNAVPASLSVVAFLVTSQLLAHSGQTQVLALGISEVAPASVYAFASVLIGIVGAFMTSSNTASNILFSPLHDTVAQAQPGLSQSAVIAGQSVGGATGNAVAPANIVLGTSTTGAGGKEGDVLRRTLPWTGVVALLAGALTILLRGQGGE, encoded by the coding sequence ATGAATGATACCGAGATTCAGGTGACCCTCGCCCGCTGGCTGCTCTCGCTGGTGCCGATTCTGACCTTGCTGGCCCTGCTGGTTTTTCTGAAGTGGAAGGCCGCTGAGGCGGGCGCAGTCGGGATGTTCGTGGCGGCATTGATTGCAGTGTTTGCCTTCCAGACCCCCACGCAGACCCTGGCCGTGGCGGGAGGAAAAGGCGTGTGGGACGCCATCTTCATTCTGTACGTGATCTGGCCGGCCTTGCTGCTGTACCTGATCACCAAGCGGGCCGGGGCGTTTGACGCCCTGCGGCGCGGCATCGCGCGTTTCACCAAGAACGAGCTGTTTCTGGTGCTGGCCTTCGGCTGGATCTTCGCTTCCTTTCTGCAAGGCATTGCAGGTTTCGGTACGCCCATCGCGGTGGTGGCGCCACTGCTGCTGGCCTTCGGGGTGAGGCCCGTCTTCGCGGTCGCCATTCCACTGATCGGGCATGCCTGGGCCAACATGTTCGGGACGCTGGGCGTGAGCTGGCTGGCCACGAGCCGCATCGTGGATTTACAGAATCCCGACGCCACGGCTTTTCAGACGGCGTTGCTGCTGTGGATTCCCAACCTGCTGGCAGGCTTCACGATTGCCTGGCTGTATGGCAAGGGCGCGGCGTTCAAGCACGCCTGGCCGCTCGTGCTGATCGTGAGCCTGCTGCACGGCGGCGGGCAACTGGCCCTGTCGCAGTGGAATCCGGTGCTGTCGAATTTCATTCCCGCGACCCTGGTTGTGGCGGCCCTCTACCCGCTCTCGCGCTGGAAGCGCTACGCGGAGGACGCCGACATTCAGGACCGCCCGGCCATGCAGGAGAGCCGCCAGAAAGAAGACGAGCAGAAAGAACCGATCATGGGACTCTGGATGTCGCTGCTGCCCTACGTGGCCTTGACGGTGCTGACCGTCGTGGCACTGGTGATTCCGGCGATCCAGTCGGCCCTGTCGCGTCTGGAAGTCGGCCTGCCCTTTCCCGAGGCGCGCACCGCGCTGGGCATGACCACCGAAGCCGAGGAGCCGTACTCGCCGATCTCGCCCTTGACCCATCCGGGCACCTTTCTGCTGCTTTCCAGCCTGATCGCCTGGCTGGTCTACCGGGCGCGGGGTTTTTACTCCCGCTGGGCCGAGCGCGAACAGCAGCAGGGTGAGGAGCAGCGCGGGTTGCTGGGCGAGATGCTGCAGAACGCCGTGCCCGCTTCGCTGAGCGTGGTGGCCTTTCTGGTGACCAGCCAGCTGCTCGCGCATTCCGGTCAGACCCAGGTGCTGGCGCTGGGCATCTCAGAGGTGGCGCCCGCATCCGTGTACGCCTTTGCCTCGGTGCTGATCGGCATCGTGGGGGCCTTCATGACGTCGAGCAACACGGCATCGAACATCCTGTTCTCACCGCTGCACGACACCGTCGCGCAGGCACAGCCGGGGCTCAGCCAGTCTGCGGTGATCGCCGGACAGAGCGTGGGGGGCGCCACCGGGAACGCGGTGGCGCCCGCGAACATCGTGCTGGGCACCAGTACCACGGGCGCCGGGGGCAAGGAAGGTGACGTCCTGCGGCGCACGCTGCCCTGGACCGGCGTGGTGGCCCTCCTGGCCGGCGCGCTGACGATCCTGCTGCGCGGCCAGGGAGGAGAGTGA
- the rpoC gene encoding DNA-directed RNA polymerase subunit beta' produces MKDFSKVRIAIASPQRIRDWSYGEVEKPETINYRTLKPEREGLFDERIFGPQKDYECACGKYKRQRYEGKVCERCGVEVTSSKVRRYRMGHIDLATPAAHIWYVKDTPSKIGTLLDLSAAQLEKVLYFSSFLVIDPQNAQKDGRPLKRGELLSDEEYRELRFGRQETYSLPVGVEANIRDGEYVTRGQSLGGNVVSKMDGLAQFRFPRRAEIAYREEAQARVLLPETALVAQESFRAGEILAELEEGYTITSPVDGIAFLHDLGEDSVLVDVRSDEDEILARVYVPHGMDVTVAQGERLEAGTALATATSGARLRVSRASRLENLKTGKKGDTTVTLHWNRTESYPINPTMHVLVGDGSEVRAGQRIIGAIDEEQMVTAERDGVITLHAPASIIVSKAKVYAYQDEPLVVNGDRVDPGDDLADGGALRSEISGRIEIDLVRKQVRVIESYDFTAKMGAEAVKELLDDIDLVTLEAELNEQMKDNSRHKRAKARKRLEVVRSFVKSGNHPSWMILETVPVMPPDLRPMVQVDGGRFATSDLNDLYRRLINRNNRLKKLMGQGAPDMIIRNEKRMLQEAVDALIDNGRRGSPVTNPGSDRSLRSLTDLLGGKQGRFRQNLLGKRVDYSGRSVIVVGPQLRLHQCGVPKRMALELFKPFLFRVLEEKGEVTNIKQARKMLERYRDTRDSVWDALEEVIEDKVVLLNRAPTLHRLGIQAFEPVLVEGQSIQLHPLVCEAFNADFDGDQMAIHVPLSAQAQAEARIQMLSAHNLLSPANGEPNVKPSRDIILGIFTLTQLRKDNEGQGREFASPQEALAAFEAGEVRLNSQIVVNGKETSPGRLKYNFSSPDEAILAVERGEIDYQDHVRIRVKGQSYETSAGRVMFRRLVQEALGDHRSELVDALVDLNTAYEKDGLKDMILACFKTLGIEATAQLLDALKDSGFRLSTTSGITIGIDDVVIPPAKQGILAEADGKLSEIEQNFDFGFLTEEERYKQVVQLWNDTTDSVKNAVFENFSKNYPFNPLWIMSQSGARGNPQQIRQLAGMRGLMAKPDGSTIEVPIRASFREGLTVLEYFISTHGARKGGADTALRTADSGYLTRKLVDVAHEIVVRDVDCGTTDYTVMPLGHTDERTGEWRSRKASEIETSLYGRTVTMDVELGERTIYAGDMLALEDIKAITKNAQSIGEVFVRTPLNCRVRSGVCQRCYGYDLSQAKPVSMGEAVGVVAAESIGEPGTQLTMRTFHTGGVAGGSDITLGLPRVIELFEARKPKNQAVVADRDGAVRLEEDDERYLVKIEADEAEYSSKTAIKVNKAMRLIVREGDRVNAGDPLTRGAVNPHDLLTYRDIEATQRYLVEEVQRVYRSQGVKVHDKHIETIVRQMLKYVEISDGGDTPLLEGQTVERWDVEAINDALEAGKTPASWKPVLLGITKSSLSTQSWLSAASFQHTTHVLTEASIKGQVDDLIGLKENVILGKLIPAGTGLDLVRKSQVADDRTIERYRPEIGDLPRRDAPRPETPTSIQPGYDD; encoded by the coding sequence TTGAAAGATTTCAGCAAAGTACGCATCGCCATCGCCAGCCCCCAGCGCATTCGCGACTGGAGCTATGGCGAGGTCGAGAAACCCGAAACCATCAACTACCGTACCCTCAAGCCCGAGCGCGAAGGCCTCTTCGACGAGCGCATCTTCGGACCGCAAAAGGACTACGAGTGCGCCTGCGGCAAGTACAAGCGCCAGCGCTACGAAGGCAAGGTCTGCGAGCGCTGCGGCGTGGAAGTCACCAGCAGCAAGGTCCGGCGTTACCGCATGGGTCACATCGACCTCGCGACGCCCGCCGCGCACATCTGGTACGTCAAGGACACCCCCAGCAAGATCGGCACGCTGCTCGACCTCTCGGCGGCGCAGCTGGAAAAAGTGCTGTACTTCAGCTCCTTCCTGGTGATCGATCCCCAGAACGCCCAGAAGGACGGGCGCCCGCTCAAGCGCGGTGAACTGCTCAGCGACGAGGAGTACCGCGAGCTGCGCTTTGGCCGTCAGGAAACCTACAGTCTGCCCGTGGGCGTCGAGGCCAACATTCGTGACGGCGAGTACGTCACGCGTGGCCAGAGCCTCGGCGGCAACGTCGTCAGCAAGATGGACGGCCTCGCGCAGTTCCGCTTTCCGCGCCGCGCGGAGATCGCCTACCGCGAGGAAGCGCAGGCGCGTGTACTGCTGCCCGAAACCGCCCTGGTGGCGCAGGAAAGCTTCCGCGCCGGTGAGATCCTGGCCGAGCTCGAAGAAGGCTACACCATCACCTCCCCGGTGGACGGCATCGCCTTCCTGCACGACCTCGGCGAGGACAGTGTGCTGGTCGACGTGAGGAGTGACGAGGACGAAATCCTGGCGCGCGTGTACGTTCCGCACGGCATGGACGTCACCGTCGCGCAGGGTGAGCGCCTGGAAGCCGGTACGGCCCTGGCGACCGCCACCTCCGGTGCGCGCCTGCGCGTCAGCCGTGCCAGCCGCCTGGAGAACCTCAAGACCGGTAAAAAAGGTGACACCACCGTCACCCTGCACTGGAACCGCACCGAGAGCTACCCCATCAATCCCACCATGCACGTTCTGGTGGGCGACGGCAGCGAAGTGCGTGCCGGCCAGCGCATCATCGGCGCCATCGACGAAGAGCAGATGGTCACCGCCGAGCGTGACGGCGTCATCACGCTGCACGCGCCGGCCAGCATCATCGTCAGCAAGGCCAAGGTGTACGCCTATCAGGACGAGCCCCTGGTCGTGAACGGCGACCGCGTCGATCCCGGCGATGACCTCGCCGACGGCGGCGCGCTGCGCAGCGAGATCTCGGGCCGCATCGAAATCGACCTGGTGCGCAAGCAGGTCCGTGTGATCGAGTCTTACGACTTCACCGCCAAGATGGGCGCCGAGGCCGTCAAGGAGCTGCTGGACGACATCGACCTCGTGACGCTCGAAGCCGAGCTCAACGAGCAGATGAAGGACAACAGCCGCCACAAGCGGGCCAAGGCCCGCAAGCGCCTGGAAGTCGTGCGCAGCTTTGTCAAGAGCGGCAACCACCCCTCGTGGATGATCCTGGAGACCGTGCCGGTCATGCCGCCCGATCTGCGCCCCATGGTGCAGGTGGACGGGGGCCGCTTCGCGACTTCGGACCTCAACGATCTCTACCGCCGCCTGATCAACCGCAACAACCGCCTCAAGAAACTGATGGGGCAGGGCGCGCCGGACATGATCATCCGAAACGAAAAACGCATGCTGCAGGAAGCCGTCGACGCATTGATCGACAACGGCCGCCGTGGCAGCCCCGTCACCAACCCCGGCTCCGACCGCAGCCTGCGCTCGCTGACCGACCTGCTGGGCGGCAAGCAGGGACGCTTCCGTCAGAACCTGCTCGGCAAGCGCGTGGACTACTCGGGCCGCAGCGTGATCGTGGTCGGTCCGCAGCTGCGCCTTCACCAGTGCGGGGTGCCCAAGCGCATGGCGCTCGAGCTCTTCAAGCCCTTCCTGTTCCGGGTGCTCGAGGAGAAGGGCGAAGTCACCAACATCAAGCAGGCCCGCAAGATGCTCGAGCGCTACCGTGACACCCGTGACAGCGTTTGGGACGCCCTTGAAGAGGTCATCGAGGACAAGGTCGTGCTGCTCAACCGCGCACCGACCCTGCACCGCCTGGGCATTCAGGCCTTCGAGCCGGTGCTGGTGGAAGGGCAGTCCATCCAGCTGCACCCCTTGGTCTGTGAAGCCTTCAACGCCGACTTCGACGGCGACCAGATGGCCATTCACGTGCCCCTCAGCGCGCAGGCGCAGGCCGAGGCGCGCATTCAGATGCTCAGCGCGCACAACCTGCTCTCCCCGGCCAACGGCGAGCCGAACGTCAAACCCAGCCGTGACATCATCCTGGGCATCTTCACCCTGACCCAGCTGCGCAAGGACAACGAGGGCCAGGGCCGTGAATTCGCCAGTCCGCAGGAGGCGCTGGCAGCCTTCGAGGCGGGCGAAGTGCGCCTGAACTCGCAGATCGTTGTGAACGGCAAGGAAACCTCGCCGGGCCGCCTGAAGTACAACTTCTCCAGCCCCGACGAGGCGATCCTGGCCGTCGAGCGCGGAGAGATCGATTATCAGGATCACGTGCGCATCCGCGTCAAGGGCCAGTCTTACGAGACCAGCGCCGGACGCGTGATGTTCCGCCGCCTCGTGCAGGAAGCCCTCGGCGACCACCGCAGCGAGCTGGTCGACGCCCTGGTGGACCTCAACACCGCCTACGAAAAAGACGGCCTCAAGGACATGATCCTGGCCTGCTTCAAGACCCTGGGGATCGAGGCGACCGCGCAGCTGCTCGACGCCCTGAAGGACAGCGGCTTCCGCCTGTCCACCACCTCGGGCATCACCATCGGCATCGACGACGTGGTGATTCCGCCGGCCAAGCAGGGCATCCTGGCCGAGGCCGACGGCAAGCTCAGCGAGATCGAGCAGAACTTCGACTTCGGCTTCCTGACCGAAGAAGAGCGCTACAAGCAGGTCGTGCAGTTGTGGAACGACACCACCGACAGCGTCAAGAACGCGGTGTTCGAGAACTTCTCCAAGAACTACCCCTTCAACCCGCTGTGGATCATGAGCCAGTCGGGCGCGCGTGGTAACCCCCAGCAGATCCGTCAGCTGGCCGGCATGCGCGGTCTGATGGCCAAGCCCGACGGCAGCACCATCGAGGTGCCCATTCGCGCCAGCTTCCGTGAAGGCCTCACGGTGCTGGAGTACTTCATCAGCACGCACGGCGCCCGTAAGGGTGGCGCGGACACCGCGCTGCGCACCGCCGACTCGGGCTACCTGACCCGTAAACTGGTCGACGTGGCGCACGAAATCGTCGTGCGTGACGTGGACTGCGGCACCACCGACTACACCGTCATGCCGCTCGGTCACACCGACGAGCGCACCGGTGAGTGGCGCAGCCGCAAGGCCAGCGAGATCGAGACTTCGCTCTACGGCCGCACGGTCACGATGGACGTCGAACTCGGTGAGCGCACCATCTACGCCGGGGACATGCTGGCGCTCGAGGACATCAAGGCGATCACCAAGAACGCCCAGAGCATCGGCGAGGTGTTCGTGCGTACGCCGCTCAACTGCCGTGTGCGCTCGGGTGTCTGCCAGCGCTGCTATGGCTACGACCTTTCGCAGGCCAAGCCGGTCAGCATGGGCGAAGCGGTGGGCGTCGTGGCCGCCGAGTCGATCGGCGAGCCCGGCACGCAGCTCACCATGCGCACCTTCCACACCGGTGGTGTGGCAGGCGGCAGCGACATCACCCTGGGTCTGCCCCGCGTGATCGAACTGTTCGAGGCGCGCAAACCCAAGAACCAGGCCGTGGTCGCCGACCGTGACGGCGCCGTGCGCCTCGAGGAAGACGACGAGCGTTACCTCGTCAAGATCGAGGCGGACGAAGCCGAGTACAGCTCCAAGACCGCCATCAAGGTCAACAAGGCCATGCGCCTGATCGTGCGTGAGGGGGACCGCGTGAATGCCGGCGATCCGCTGACGCGTGGCGCCGTGAACCCGCACGACCTGCTGACCTACCGCGACATCGAGGCCACCCAGCGTTACCTGGTGGAAGAAGTGCAGCGCGTATACCGCAGCCAGGGCGTGAAGGTGCACGACAAGCACATCGAGACCATCGTGCGCCAGATGCTGAAGTACGTGGAAATCAGCGACGGTGGCGACACCCCGCTGCTCGAAGGCCAGACCGTCGAGCGCTGGGATGTTGAGGCCATCAACGACGCCCTGGAGGCCGGCAAGACCCCGGCGAGCTGGAAGCCGGTGCTGCTGGGCATCACCAAGTCGAGCCTCAGCACCCAGTCGTGGCTCTCGGCGGCGTCCTTCCAGCACACCACCCACGTGCTGACGGAAGCCAGCATCAAGGGTCAGGTGGACGACCTGATCGGCCTGAAGGAGAATGTCATCCTCGGGAAGCTGATTCCGGCCGGAACGGGCCTCGACCTCGTGCGCAAGTCGCAGGTGGCCGACGACCGCACCATCGAGCGCTACCGTCCCGAGATCGGCGACCTGCCGCGCCGTGACGCGCCGCGCCCTGAAACACCCACCAGCATTCAGCCCGGTTACGACGACTGA
- a CDS encoding NAD(P)-dependent oxidoreductase — MNVTVAFVGLGAMGYPMAAHLSRRFETLVWNRTHEKALQHAAEYGSRAVTSVAAAAEADILFTCLPTSAEVAALAGDVISGAGNGLVWVDCTSGDPEVTRELAVRLAGQGIEFVDAPLSGGTAGAEAGKLSVMFGGAESTLEEVRPALEAFATKIVRVGEVGSGHAVKAINNALLAVNLWAAGEGLAALAALGVDVGAALEVINASSGRSNVTENLIPQRVLTRTFPATFKLALLAKDAGLAMDVVRGARASAPVIAMTESLIRAAVNEIGPDEDHTAALKLIERWSKTEIR; from the coding sequence ATGAACGTCACCGTTGCTTTTGTGGGCCTGGGCGCCATGGGGTACCCGATGGCCGCGCACCTGTCGCGCCGCTTCGAGACCCTGGTGTGGAACCGCACCCACGAGAAAGCCCTGCAGCACGCCGCCGAGTACGGTTCACGGGCCGTGACGAGCGTGGCCGCCGCTGCCGAGGCGGATATCCTGTTTACCTGCCTGCCCACCTCGGCTGAGGTGGCCGCCCTCGCCGGGGACGTGATTTCCGGCGCCGGCAACGGGCTGGTATGGGTCGACTGCACCAGCGGCGACCCGGAGGTGACGCGCGAGCTCGCCGTGCGGCTGGCCGGTCAGGGCATCGAGTTCGTGGACGCGCCCCTTTCGGGGGGCACTGCGGGCGCGGAGGCCGGCAAGCTCAGCGTGATGTTCGGCGGCGCGGAGAGTACCCTGGAAGAAGTTCGGCCCGCGCTGGAAGCCTTTGCCACGAAGATCGTGCGGGTGGGCGAGGTGGGCAGCGGGCACGCCGTCAAGGCCATCAACAACGCGCTGCTGGCCGTGAACCTTTGGGCGGCCGGCGAGGGCCTCGCGGCGCTCGCGGCCCTGGGCGTGGATGTGGGCGCGGCCCTGGAGGTCATCAACGCGTCCTCAGGACGCAGCAACGTCACCGAGAACCTGATTCCGCAGCGGGTGCTGACCCGCACGTTTCCGGCGACCTTCAAGCTGGCGCTGCTCGCCAAGGACGCGGGCCTCGCCATGGACGTGGTGCGCGGCGCGCGGGCGAGTGCTCCCGTGATCGCCATGACCGAAAGCCTGATCCGGGCCGCCGTGAACGAGATCGGCCCGGACGAGGATCACACCGCCGCGCTGAAACTGATCGAGCGCTGGTCGAAAACCGAAATCAGATAA